The following are encoded in a window of Sinorhizobium sojae CCBAU 05684 genomic DNA:
- a CDS encoding LysR family transcriptional regulator, with translation MPINAMELLCSIKRFDGAACMTPAKPNPASINFAALDTLRLVDELQSFTAAAEKLQVNQSAVSYTIAKLRACFHDPLFVREGGQQVATERCKEILAKSLQMLEMLDEMAQPEVFDPRLSERNITIACNYYERILLVPDIIAAIRRQAPHMTVKVINALGDGHLRLLNREADVLVGPFARTESGFHSRRLYVEEYACLMDPSHPLADGQLDIARYLDLNHVLIDYGGGWKSAYLQELEAAGHTLTPTVAVPSPAGLATLLAGSDLVATIPRRLGERSADHLVVAESPFPGRFDLSIVWAAHTNGSAMHRWLRNTIWETCRG, from the coding sequence TTGCCGATCAATGCGATGGAATTATTATGCTCCATCAAAAGATTTGATGGAGCAGCGTGCATGACGCCGGCCAAACCCAATCCTGCCAGTATCAATTTTGCCGCTCTGGATACGCTGCGGCTTGTCGATGAGCTTCAGTCGTTTACCGCCGCTGCCGAAAAGCTTCAGGTAAACCAGTCCGCGGTCAGCTACACGATTGCCAAGCTGCGCGCCTGTTTTCACGATCCACTCTTCGTTCGGGAAGGCGGGCAACAGGTGGCGACGGAACGTTGCAAAGAGATCCTGGCGAAGTCGCTCCAGATGCTCGAAATGCTGGACGAGATGGCGCAACCCGAGGTGTTCGATCCCCGGCTGTCGGAACGGAACATCACCATCGCCTGCAATTACTACGAGCGCATCCTGCTGGTCCCCGATATCATCGCCGCAATCCGCCGACAGGCTCCACATATGACAGTTAAGGTGATCAATGCGCTTGGCGATGGTCATCTGAGACTTCTGAATCGCGAGGCAGATGTACTGGTCGGACCGTTCGCACGCACGGAATCGGGATTTCATTCACGAAGGCTCTACGTCGAAGAATACGCCTGCCTTATGGACCCATCGCACCCGCTCGCCGACGGGCAACTCGACATTGCGCGCTACCTGGACCTGAACCACGTTCTCATCGATTATGGCGGCGGATGGAAATCCGCCTATCTACAGGAATTGGAGGCCGCCGGCCACACATTGACTCCGACCGTTGCCGTGCCCAGCCCCGCAGGCCTGGCAACGCTGCTTGCCGGCTCGGACCTTGTCGCCACAATCCCGCGTCGCCTCGGAGAGCGAAGCGCGGATCATCTGGTGGTCGCCGAAAGCCCGTTTCCGGGCAGATTCGATCTATCGATTGTGTGGGCCGCCCACACCAATGGCTCGGCCATGCACCGCTGGCTGCGAAACACGATCTGGGAAACGTGTAGAGGTTAG